The following proteins come from a genomic window of Miscanthus floridulus cultivar M001 chromosome 2, ASM1932011v1, whole genome shotgun sequence:
- the LOC136517162 gene encoding uncharacterized protein, protein MSSKQEKEEEVELPCMNGDVGRDDDNGGVEEEGGGEGEGEFAVAMAQLAPEGVRALHARVEAEWGPVLQSACQTAAVRALWGRAVRDPAAGVLAGERYLRGLHDKMRRDERAGAREVHGVMIAVRTLWFDARIEAAVAALGGDPQVVILGAGMDARAYRLSCLKECTVFELDFPELLEMKSDLLHEAMSSANHQKLTVMAKSLIRVPANIQDGDWITKLQSCGYVPERNTIWVLEGIIYYLHHADAMQVLENIAASRSSASTVLLADFMNKNATLLSPTMYHFYHDSPDLLLPSIGFSQVTLSQIGDPEAHFGLLSHPENLFDKLRRLPRSMEKNPEDGTPCCRLYFVEAYASPDDQIMCPLDHYLES, encoded by the exons ATGTCGTCGAAGCAGGAgaaagaggaagaggtggagctgCCGTGCATGAATGGCGACGTGGGGAGGGACGACGACAACGGCGGAgtcgaagaagaaggaggaggagaaggcgaGGGCGAGTTCGCGGTGGCGATGGCGCAGCTGGCGCCGGAGGGCGTGCGGGCGCTGCACGCGCGGGTGGAGGCGGAGTGGGGGCCCGTGCTACAGAGCGCGTGCCAGACGGCGGCGGTGCGGGCGCTGTGGGGCCGCGCCGTGCGCGACCCGGCGGCGGGGGTGCTGGCCGGGGAGCGCTACCTCAGGGGCCTGCACGACAAGATGCGGCGCGACGAGCGCGCCGGCGCCAGGGAGGTGCACGGCGTCATGATCGCCGTCAGGACGCTCTGGTTCGACGCCCGCATCgaggccgccgtcgccgcgctcgGCGGCGACCCGCAGGTCGTGATCCTCGGCGCAG gGATGGATGCAAGAGCCTATCGTCTGAGCTGCCTAAAGGAATGCACGGTATTTGAACTTGATTTCCCGGAGCTCCTAGAAATGAAATCTGATCTTCTGCACGAAGCAATGAGTTCTGCAAATCACCAGAAACTCACCGTGATGGCAAAATCATTGATTAGGGTTCCTGCCAACATACAAGATGGAGACTGGATAACAAAGCTGCAGAGCTGTGGGTATGTTCCTGAAAGGAACACCATATGGGTGCTTGAAGGCATCATCTATTACCTTCACCATGCAGATGCAATGCAAGTCCTCGAAAACATTGCAGCTAGCCGCTCCTCAGCCAGCACAGTGCTCCTGGCTGATTTCATGAACAAGAACGCGACATTGCTCTCTCCAACGATGTACCATTTCTACCATGACAGCCCTGACCTCCTGCTGCCTTCTATTGGGTTCTCCCAGGTAACACTGTCACAAATTGGAGATCCGGAAGCACattttgggttgctaagtcacccAGAGAACCTATTTGATAAACTGAGGAGACTGCCTAGATCAATGGAAAAAAATCCGGAGGACGGGACGCCATGCTGCAGACTGTATTTTGTGGAAGCCTATGCCTCACCAGATGACCAGATCATGTGTCCACTGGATCATTACTTGGAAAGTTGA
- the LOC136517173 gene encoding uncharacterized protein produces the protein MSSIQSPAAPPARPPLRRSTTAAASPLRRPSQPQPTPPAPPSIASRRAALVALVLAAAAPARPAAAAFSLGIPGPKELLREQKKKSASYLLAPIAASRDTLVKAHALLASPSASAEDAEEVRGRIGAAGRDCVPRQRNSIVAFQSRTGVEVCTFSLILKNAASLLANKDPLKVEADTRLGELIQLFSDLGTLADNSNFELADDREKMKEGLLSTISALDKFEQSVKDCLGV, from the exons ATGAGCTCCATCCAGTCGCCCGCCGCGCCGCCGGCGAGACCGCCTCTCCGGCGCAGCACGACGGCAGCAGCGTCTCCCCTCCGGAGACCCTCACAGCCGCAGCCGACGCCACCGGCGCCTCCGAGCATCGCCTCCCGCCGCGCCGCGCTCGTCGCACTCGTCCTGGCCGCGGCGGCGCCGGCACGCCCCGCTGCCGCCGCCTTCTCCCTCGGCATCC CTGGGCCCAAGGAGCTGCTGCGGGAGCAGAAGAAGAAGTCGGCGTCCTACCTCCTCGCGCCCATCGCCGCCTCCCGGGACACCCTCGTCAAAGCCCACGCACTTCTCG CTTCGCCGAGTGCGTCTGCTGAGGACGCCGAGGAGGTGAGGGGACGGATCGGTGCGGCAGGGAGGGACTgcgtgccgcggcagaggaactcGATTGTCGCGTTCCAGTCGCGGACTGGCGTTGAG GTGTGCACATTCAGCTTGATACTGAAGAACGCCGCTTCGCTGCTCGCCAATAAGGATCCCCTCAAGGTTGAAGCTGATACTAGGCTTGGGGAGCTCATACA GTTATTCTCTGACTTGGGAACCCTGGCGGACAACAGTAATTTTGAGCTCGCAGATGATAG AGAGAAGATGAAGGAAGGCTTGCTGAGCACTATCTCTGCCCTCGACAAATTTGAACAGAGTGTTAAAGACTGTTTAGGTGTTTAG